A window of the Vigna angularis cultivar LongXiaoDou No.4 chromosome 3, ASM1680809v1, whole genome shotgun sequence genome harbors these coding sequences:
- the LOC108326610 gene encoding actin-depolymerizing factor 2 produces MANAASGMAVHDDCKLKFLELKAKRTYRYIVYKIEEKQKQVVVEKLGEPANGYEDFTASLPADECRYAVYDFDFVTEENCQKSRIFFIAWSPDTSRVRSKMIYASSKDRFKRELDGIQVELQATDPTEMGLDVFKSRVN; encoded by the exons ATG GCGAACGCAGCATCAGGTATGGCTGTCCACGATGACTGCAAGTTAAAGTTTTTGGAGCTCAAGGCGAAGAGGACATATCGGTATATCGTTTATAAGATTGAGGAGAAGCAGAAGCAAGTTGTTGTGGAGAAGCTGGGTGAGCCAGCAAATGGTTATGAAGATTTCACTGCCAGTCTTCCAGCTGATGAGTGTCGATATGCTgtttatgattttgattttgtcaCGGAAGAGAATTGCCAGAAGAGCAGAATTTTCTTCATTGCATG GTCCCCTGATACATCTAGGGTTAGGAGCAAGATGATTTATGCGAGCTCCAAAGATAGATTCAAGAGGGAGCTTGATGGAATTCAGGTTGAGCTGCAGGCAACTGATCCTACTGAGATGGGTCTTGATGTGTTCAAAAGCCGTGTCAATTAA